Genomic DNA from Salvia miltiorrhiza cultivar Shanhuang (shh) chromosome 1, IMPLAD_Smil_shh, whole genome shotgun sequence:
GGTATTATTCGAATCAGGGAATGGGTTCCGGATTTTGACCCATACAAAGAATCATCTGCTCTCTCCCAAGTCTGGCTGAGAATCTATTATCTTCCTCACGAATACTGGCATCCGGAAGTGATAATCGGCATCGCCAGATATGTCGGTCTTCCTATTAAACTTGATGGTTTTGCGTTTTCTGGGCAAGTGGGTCACTTTGCTCGTGTTCTTGTCGACATGGATGTCTCTAAACCTATTCCCGAAACTCTCACAGTGGATAAGGGAACGCGCTCGTTCGAGGTTGAATTCGTATATGAAAATTTGCCGCATTTTTGTGGCTTTTGCAATCTTGCAGGTCATAACATTGCTCAATGCCGCCGCAAGAAACAGCAGGACAACAACACGGACATCACGAAGCCTACAAGCTCGGATCAACCTCCTCTCAAAACCATTCACAACAAAACTATGGGGAAAGAATGGcagaaaaataaagagattcCGATCGGTAATTCTTTCGAAGCTTTACCTCTAGAGCCTTCCGGAGATGAGGACGTCAACCAGGAGCCTCTTATTGAGAAGGAGAGGACTTCCAATATCAGCGCTTCGGAACATATTAATCACACTCCCCCTGAGGAGTTTCGTCAGACAGATGGGGCACAGAATTTGCCCCAGCGTAAAGAAGGATTGTCCGGACCTGATTTGCTTGCAGCTGCGTGCAGACCCGTTCATGATTCGAACACCGTACCACTGATAATACCCGAAGATGAAAGTAATAACAAGAGCACTGACACGGGTACTTTTGCTGATAAGGAGGTGGCCTTAGGAAACATGATGAAAGTGCAGATTTTTGAAACAACATTAACTCAAAATCAAAAGGCTGATAGTGCTAGTGAAAGGCAAGAACAAGAGACAAACTGTCGAACAGTTGGTGCCATTAGTCGTACTACAAACGAGATGATTGAAGATGTACCAATCAAACGGGGGCGAGGTAGGCCGCCTAAGCAAACTGTCGAACAGTTGGTGCGCACGGCAACTCCGACTATGAAAGATCGTCTACGACACAATCAGGCAGCTAATATTGGGGATCAGGTTGGACAACTTCAGGGGACCACGACGGAGTTTAACTCTTTGGTTAAGGAAGCGGTGGATAAAGGCGTTCAAATTTCAGAGTTCCTCATCTCTCAAACTTCTTCTGCTGCTGGTAAAAGTATGGACACAGCTTCTTCACGGAAATGGGGTGATATGGTGGATGATGATTATGATCCTCAAGAGGAGGACGATAATATCCACCTTTCTCAATGAACATTCTCTCTTGGAATATTCGTGGTATGACGGATACGGCACGTAACTTGCTTCACAATTACTGTCATGTTCATCATCCTATTATTCTAggcattattgagcctaagactaACTTTCTTCATATTCCGACCTCATTCTGGAACTCTATCAATTTGACTCCTTTCCATCAAAATGATCACGCCCCTCATGCTTCCAACATCTGGATTCTCATCGCCAACGGGGTTACCTGCTCGTTGATTATGTCCACGGAGCAGATGGTTATTTTTGACATCTTGTTTTCTAGCTATTCTTTCAGAGTGGCTATTGTTCACGGAAGTTGTAATTATATCAATCGCAGGATTCTTTGGGATGATATCTCTTCTTGTATGGTCCCTCGAATGGTGATTCTTGGGGACTTTAATGCTGTGCTTGGAGCTCATGAGCGGCGTGGACGCAGGTTTCCCAGCCGTGCTTCCTGTAGAGATTTTCAAGCTTTCATCGATCGCCATACTCTCATTCAAGCTCCCACCTCTGGGCCTTTTTTTTACTTGGACGGACAGGCGTAAATTTCCTATGACTACTGAGTCTGTCCTGGACCGCACTCTTTTCTCAGAGGATTTTGCTACGCAATGGCATTCTACTGAGAGCCGGGTGTTGCCTCGTCTTGGCTCTGACCATGCTCCTATTTTGTTTAAATGTTCCACTCCTCCTAATACCTATGGCGCCCGTCCTTTTCGTTTCCTGAACATGTGGAGTTCTCACTCTGATTTTATTCCAATGGTTCAGCGTTCTTGGACTCCTGTTGTTGACACGAACTGCCCCATGGTGCGTATGATGCACAAGTTGAAACGTTTGAGGAAAGAGCTCAAAATGTGGAATAAATCCACTTTTGGGAACTTCAACACTTCGCTTGAGGAACTCTATAATAAGCTCTCTTCTCTTCAGGCACATATCGATAATGTTGGCTATTCTGAGACGCTCTTTGATCAAGAAGTTGAGCTTGAAGCCTCTATCTCGGTCATGCTCTCTCGGCAAGAGAACCTACTTCGCCAGAAAAGTAGAATTCGATGGCTCCAGGATGGCGATCGAAATACAAAGTTTTATCATAACATGTTGAGAATGAAGCGCGCTAGCCATACTATCAAGCATCTTGAGATTAACGACGTCCTGGTTGAAGATCATAACACTTTGGCGTCTCATGTGGAAAACTTTTATAAATCTCTTTTTGCGGCGGATATCAATCCTGGGGCCGATCTTTCGTGGATTGCTAATTATATCCCCAGTAGCCTCACTTTGGAACATAAATCGGCTTTGGTTACTTGTCCGACTGCGACGGAGATCAAAGCGGTGGTCTTTGCTATGGACAAAGATAGCGCTCCCGGCCCGGATGGCTTTGGAGGTACTTTCTATCGTTCCGCTTGGGAAATTATTGAGCATGATTTCACTTCCGCCATCAGAAGATTCTTCACTCATCATTATCTCCCTTCGGGTCTCAATTCCAATACTCTTAGCCTTCTTCCCAAGAAAGTTAATGCCAAGGTTATCTCTGACTATCGGCCCATCGTTCTTggcaatttctttttcaaagttATTTCCAAGATTCTGGCGATCCGACTGAATGCTGCTGCTGCCACCATCGTCTCCAACAACCAATTTGGCTTTATTTTGGGACGTTCTATTCATGAGTGCATCACTCTTGCCTCAGAAGGGGCGAACTGCATGGAGAGATCTTTACACGGCAAAAACATGGCTCTTAAAGTCGACATTCATAAGGCCTTTGATACGCTTAGATGGGATTTTCTTCTGTTCGTGCTTCAACAGTTTGGCTTCTCCAATATTTTCTGCTCTTGGATCAAAACTATTCTCAGCTCGGCTCGCATCTCTATTCGGTTCAATGGTGCTCTCTATGGCTATTTCGAATGCGGTCGGGGAGTAAGACAAGGAGATCCTTTGTCTCCCATTCTTTTTGCCTTGGCGGAAGATGTTCTTAGCCGTATTTTTCTGGATGCTGGTAATCGGGGTTTAATTGCCGGCATGCGTTTCTCGAGATCTTTGAGTTTCCCTTCTCATCTGCTTTACGCTGACGATGTGCTCCTGTTCTGTCAGGCCTCCAAGCGTAATTGCATTATGATTGACTCGATTATTCAGCTCTATGCCACGGTCTCTGGTCAATATTGTAACAAGAATAAGTCTTCTCTTTACTTCGGGAAAGGGGTGTCGCCCGGGCGACGTTCTACGCTCCAACGGATTTTGGACTTCAACATTGGCTCCATGCCTTTCACATACTTGGGAGTGCCTATTTTCTCGGGTCGACCTTCTTGCGCTAAACTTCGACCTATCTTTGATCGGATTCTTGCACATTTCCCTAGGTGGCAAGGTAGTCAACTCTCTATGGCGGGCAGGCTCTGCTTAGTTTCTTCTGTTATCAACAGTGTTGCGGTACATAGTATGCTGGTTTATAAATGGCCGGTGAAACTTCTGCATGATCTTGACAGAGCTTGTAGATCGTTCATCTGGACTGGGAGTACTATGAAGAAACCTTCTTTTTCTGTGAGTTGGATCAGAGCTCGTGCTCTGAAGGAACATGGCGGCATTGGAGTCAAATCTTTCTCTGACATCAATAATAGTTTCATGTTTCGGCTAGGTTGGTATATTCTGAACATGAACAGCTTCGGCTATCGGCTGCTTCGTCAGAAATATCTCACTCAGACCATGGATTGGGCTTCCCAATGGGCGAGTTCGTCGATTTGGACTGGTGTTAGAAGGACGATTCGGGAGATTGTTTCGGATACCTTCTGCACGATTGGCAATGGAGATACGATTTATTTTTGGAGAGATAATTGGCTCGGGTATCGGCTGATCGACAAACTTCATATTCCGGAGTTCATGACACCCTATTTCTCTCAGAAGATTTCAGACTTCTTCTTTAATAATAAGTGGCACCTCACTTATAGTTTTATACAGTCTTTCCCGCGCATTGCTCTCGACATCATATCTACCCCCATTCCTGGATTGACGGACGACAGATCCTGGATACACTCGGGTTTCGGGAACATTACTGCTGCTTCGGCCTTTGCTCACATTCGACCTCAGTTCCCTAAGGTCGACTGGGGATCCTGGATTTGGGCCCCTTTTATCCCTGCTCGACGATCTCTCTTTGTCTGGCGCACTATTGTTGGCAAGCTCCCTACCTTTGATATGAATCGCCTCCTTGGTTTTCAGGGGCCTAACCGCTGCCCTTTATGCTCGGCAGCAGAAGAGACGATGGATCACGTTCTGTTGAACTGCTCCTTCTCGGCTTCTATTTGGGCGGATGTCTTtcgttggtttttgattgagcaAACTTTACCGTTGGACGTGGGCAGCATGATTCGCTTCTCTATCCACCAGAATAACAGCAAACAAGTTGGCAATTTGTGGAAAGTTGGGGTGGTCTCTCTCCTCTGGAGTCTCTGGTCTCACCGCAACAACGTCATACACAGCAATTTAGCACCTTCGCGCCACCTCATTCTCAAGCAGGTCCGGGTTTTTCTTTGTGAAGCTGCCAACAATTTCGTCCTTGGCACTATGGCCAACTCGGTTACTGATCTACTCATTCTTAAGAATCTTTCCATCGCTGGACAACCCAGGAAGCCTTTCTCCTTTATTTACGTTGCTTGGCACCTTCCCCCGCCgtcttggattaaagttaatactgatGGCTCGGTCCGTGAAGGGAGGATTCATGCGGGGGGCGTCTTTAGGAATGCCTTCAACGACGTTCTTGGTTGTTATCATTTTTCAGGCGGCCATGGGGTTGCGTTCGAAGCAGAGCTTTTAGCTATTATTATTGCGATTGAATCTGCACATCGCGCCAAATGggagagagtttggtttgaGTTGGATTCTTCTTACGTGGTTCAGCTTCTTCAGTCGCTATCTGAgacggttccttggagattcaagcctcggtggcagcttgctctctccaaactccattctttcacgtggcgcatttctcacatttttcgtgAGGGCAACAGATCGGCGGATTTTTTAGCTTCTCAAGCTTCGGAGGAGGGTTTTTGGCCTCATGCCATTGCtggtttaaatgattttgtcaAGGAGGATGTTTCTATTCCCTATTTTTCTCGTTTCGcttgattttttggttttttttatcTTCGTTCTGGATCGGTTGTGAGCCGGGAggcctaagggtaatggttcggccggaatccttgagacctcctaactcagctctgtcaacCTTGGTCCTTGACGAGTGCTCTTTTTCCTCAGCTAttatgaggttttaacgaggctcggcccttagtctgcagctttgtgctttcaagggtttttggttctccattgttgtttcttttctttttaataaaatcttatttcagcagCAGACTCGGTTGTGTGAATGAACATCGTTGAATGAGCTCAACCAAATTTTTAAAACATTAAGTTCTAAGGATTGGTGTTACTATCTTCTTTGAAATAAAAATGAGGGTCCAGAAATGATAAAATTATCTTCTACAGAAAatgaaaggaaaaaagaaagaatttaaaggaagaattttttattattctttcttttttttataataaatttattaaacatAGAGAACACAACCTAATTAATTCATTTGCGGGCATAACtacttttcaattttctttgtttagtgtatctcaaaataagaaaaaataaaatctttgtTAACGTGTTATCTATCCtctgcaattttaattttgatacaTCAAAATCCATTGGAGATCCCCTAGAGAAACTTTGCCACATGGTTTGAATCATTTTCCAAATTAATACATTTCTCTCcatgatatatttatttttgattttacACATACATTacaaaacaatatatttttaaacttttattttttatttttaattttgcacACGAAGAACATTTTCAACGCTCACAATTCAATCACGAACTCgtacaaatatattataaaatatatttttacacttttttttttaattttgcacaCGAACAACATTTTCAATGCTTACCATTCAATCGCGAACCCACATTAAAAGTGCACAACTTTCAATAtcataaaattacaaaaaataatctcttaaatgataatctaaaaaATTGAGacttatttataataaaacaacAATGTTTTATTACTATTCCAATTACGTCATTTAGGAAGATGTTCGTTTAAGCCATGTTGACAATTCGATTTCTGCTTCATCATTCATTTGCTGAAAATATTTAtcttgtaaaataaaataaaaattcatatatttagagatataaatttataatccatgtgtaaaaaattataaattatacggTAGATGTTTTCAGCCCCGATTATCTACAGGCTACAGTACAATAAAAAGGTCAAACTAACTTAATGcttaattaatgatttttcaaATTGGATTTAACTAAAAACCAAACAATTTGAATGTAATTAGTAAaaggaaataaaagaaaaaggcaGGAAAAGGAAAAGGGAGCTCACAGGTTGCCTTCTTGAGATGGCAAGCATTTAATGGTTAGTTTTCTGTTCGCTTCTTCCTACACAAATGCACTCACctactctctctgtctctcacacacactcgcttttttttttcttctctctctctagaaacaTCCATCACTGCCAGCCGCTGATCAACCGCCGCAACAGTTTCTCCTCCCTGCCGGCCAACCCGCGCCGCCGCTCAAGCTCCACCATACTTCTCTGTAGCTAAAATGCGCTCCTATCTCTCTCTATAGAGTGCTACTTGTTGCCACTACAGCACAATGCGCTTCCATAACCTCTCAAAAGCCCTAATTTACTGTACGCTGTGCAAATTtctgaaaatttgatttgctTATTGTATCTATAAACCCTAACTGTTTGTAGCCGATAATGTCTGGACCGCCGATGGTGAAATCGATGAATTTCACCGAATCTGAGGCTCGGCCGGTGCTTGGACCAGCAGGGAATAAAGACAGATCCGTTGAATTGAGAAAACCAGTTGTTAAGCCGAAGAGTGTGGATACGCAGAAGCCTCCTGCCACAGGAGAGGAGAAGGGGAACAGGTCTCCGGCGGCATTGAAGTCTCCGGGAATGCCCGCGGAGAAAATTCCGTCCCCTGTGGGATCCAGGAAGAATGCAGGCGGTGCTGCCTCGATTCTGAGGCAGCGCCAGCCTAACTTGTCGATGAATGCTTCGTGTTCTTCAGATGCTTCTACGGAGTCCTCTCATAGTAGGGCGTCAACGGGGAGGATTAGCCGACGAATTGCGAATTCTGCGCCGAGTTTAAAGAGGAAGCCGCAATGCAGCTCGAGAGGGGAGAAATTTGAGATGGTGGAAGGATATGTGAGAAGTGTTGGGAGTGAGAGTGATGATGCATCATTGGATGGTTCTTTGGTTAAGAAAAGGTGTGCTTGGGTAACTTCAAACACTGGTACGTTACTTCACGTGCTTCGAGGAGTGGAAAGATTGGTAGAATAATTGTACTACACATTGATGCTCAATTTTTTTGTGATTGCTGTTGATGTTAGGATTTATATGCGTGGAGTGAATGGAGGTTATTGTATTTGGTTAATTATGATTGAGTTTACCAATTTATTGGCTGCTATTATTGTATGGATTGGAATAGGAAAtgtatttgaatttgatttctaGACATCGGAATTCAAAGTCCGTGTCAGAGTGGGGATCGCTATGCGGTGCGCCAAAGTCTACATAACATAACTATCCTGTACTAGGTAGGTGATATATAGTGAATCTATATCTTCAATTTCTGAGATAATGTAGTATATGAGGCGAATGAGAATCAATAACATGGGGAATTCTTTAACCAAAGTAGGTTTTCAGATTCAAATGTTTCTAAAACATACCTCATACTATGGTGGATAAGATTTATGTTTTAGATAAGAGAGGCATTATTATGTCGCTTGACAGTCTTTTACCTTATCAAATTGGAGTTTCAGTCATGAATCCTCCTGTGACTTTAGTCTTTGTATGAATACAGCATTTTGTTTCTTTAGCGTTTGATGCAGTTTGTGTTGTTTTTATTCAGTATTTCAGTTGGCCAATCAAATAATGCATGAGATATGATATTTGTGCATTAGAAGCCTGTAATCCTCCTTCGTAACATAGAATGTTTTGGCTTTCAAATTGTCGAGGTGATTGAAAGATATTTATTGCAGTCAAGTTAGTAGCTCTCTTATTTAAATAAAGTAGTAGCATTAATGAGATGGAGTACAGCTACAGAGCTACTCATTTCTTGTACTTATGCTTTCTATGGAATCCTCCTGAGGGATAAAACTCACAAGCATAGCATATGAGTGGTCTCCCACCGGAGATgttttctttttgtgtttccctGTCTATGATGACTTCTCACATTgctttttttaaatatatatgtgaCTGATTCGGTGGCATTTAGACTCTCATGGTCACCTAGAGGCAGTTACATgtaagagaaagagagaggcaTGGGGGAAAAACCCATGTAGTCTTATGAAGGAGATGCCTTAGGAGAACTTCACACATAATTCTGTAATTTGCTGATTATGTAATTCATTACCATTGTAAACTAGGGACGTAACAAAGAAAAATGAGCCTAAGAGCTATATGTTGTGGTGTCTTCATAATAAAGAATGTGATTCCAATACCCTTCTCACAGTTTTGTGTATAATTATCCTCATTTAAAATCCATTGTCTTTAAAGAGAAACAAGCCATTACACTAGCGATCTTGGCTTGTAATTGTTTTATAGCACACACTTTGTTATTGGAATGTACTTCTTAATGATTTTGGGACATTATATACTGTATTTCTCTTCTTATGTCCTGATATGTTTTTCACTTCTCTCATTGACTTCTTGGAATGTACTTCTGGTTTTGTTATCTGCCCCCATCATATTTTGCTGATTACCTGTCCATTAATTGTAGCATTGAATCTGAACATGCCTATGATTCTGCTTTTGTTATTCCTTCTGCTGATTGGATTTCTTTTTCACAAGATCCACTGTATGCTGCTTTCCATGATGAAGAATGGGGTCTTCCAGAGCACGATGACAAGTACATATCTCCTCCAGCTCTGTTGACTTGCTgtatttgaaaaattaaaattactagGCACCTAGGTTGTTCATTTTTTCCTTTGGCATTTTGCAGGAAACTTTTTGAACTGCTTAGCTTTTCCACTGCATTGGCCGAAATAACATGGCCTGTTATTCTCAGCAAAAGGCATATATTCAGGTAACATAACTTCAGCTGTAGTATCATTAGTTGTAAGGAAATTATTATGACAGTTATGAAGTAAGCTCTAGGTTTCTCAGGATGCTAATTTGTTGTGCAAGTTTTGGACAGGGATGTCTTCCTGAACTTTGATCCAATAGCTGTGTCAAAATTAAATGAGAAGAAAATCTCTGCACCAGGAAGTCCTGGCAGCTCTCTTCTGCCTGAACTGAAGCTGAGAGCTATTATTGAAAATGCACGTCATGTTTGTAAGGTATGCACTGAGTCCTAGCTCTATTGATGTTTCTATCTCTTGCAGTTCAATGAGCTTACTGGTTGCATTCATAGGATTCATGATTTTATTGGATTTACTACGTATTACTATCATTATCTAGCTGTTTCAAGGAGAGATTGTCTAGCTGCTAGtagcatttaattatttttgtccATGAGAGTGGAACAATGCCttgtttattttaatctttgtgAAGCTAATTATTATGTATGAGACGATGAGTGAAATGGAGTCTTTCATGATAGCATTTACTTTGGCAATTTCAATTGGATCATTTGATTTGGAACTAGTGAAAATTATGACCAAATGgatttatcttttattcttaaaGAAAGACACCGGATGTTGCATCAATGGAATGCACAGTTGGGTTCATCTTGTAACCACatagaaaattatttttatcaggAAGTGAAGCTTAATTAACCCAGAAAGTAAATGCTGATATGTTAAGAAGCGTAGGAAGAATAATTGAAACTTTTACATAACCATTTTCTCAAGTGTGTGATCCTTGCTCTCATGCTTGTTGTGCAGATAATTGATGAGGTAGGGTCTTTTGACAAGTACATTTGGGGTTTTGTGAACCACAAACCTACTGTTAGTAATTTTCGTTATCCTCGTCAAGTTCCAATTAAGACATCAAAAGCAGATACCATAAGCAAGGACCTCGTGAGAAGAGGATTCCGTGGAGTTGGACCTACAGTGGTTTACTCATTTATGCAAGTTGCTGGGATCACAAACGACCATCTCATC
This window encodes:
- the LOC131005055 gene encoding uncharacterized protein LOC131005055: MSGPPMVKSMNFTESEARPVLGPAGNKDRSVELRKPVVKPKSVDTQKPPATGEEKGNRSPAALKSPGMPAEKIPSPVGSRKNAGGAASILRQRQPNLSMNASCSSDASTESSHSRASTGRISRRIANSAPSLKRKPQCSSRGEKFEMVEGYVRSVGSESDDASLDGSLVKKRCAWVTSNTDPLYAAFHDEEWGLPEHDDKKLFELLSFSTALAEITWPVILSKRHIFRDVFLNFDPIAVSKLNEKKISAPGSPGSSLLPELKLRAIIENARHVCKIIDEVGSFDKYIWGFVNHKPTVSNFRYPRQVPIKTSKADTISKDLVRRGFRGVGPTVVYSFMQVAGITNDHLISCFRYHDCIDVVDLKDKNEVTSKSEGKLAEDLAQFELSRDMDDMNLSR